The genomic segment CCCCCATATATCCAggaacttcttttctcttttttgcttactgcaggcaaaaccaaataaacaaaaaaaagaagaagaagaagttcTGAGACCAAGGTGCTGTGGAAAAGCCAGTTTCACCCAAGTAACATACGATTGAAGAATTTCATAAAATAGTGGTGAGACTGGAGCAAAGTGTACTCTAGAATCACCAACAAGGGACTTGCAGTCCTTTCTCTGATGTATATCCTGAATGTATGCACAATGAGCACTGGAACCTCAATAAAGTACATGAAAAACTATCGAAAGCGCCTATCAGAGGGCCTaaccaccattaaaaaaaaatgctcaataaatgttagtttctgGGCCTTGTTTTGGTCAGTGATCTGCAAACTTGAAAATCCTCTTTCACAGTTTACCACAGATATGATCCTTCCTATCTATTTACATCATCATTTTCTGGCATAATGAACAGCCTAAGCTACCCTTGTCTTCAAAAAACTTCTCATGGCATTTTTTACCTCTGTGTTTCTCACTGTATAAGTGATAGGGTTTAACATGGCAGTGAGGATTGCAAAAAAGACAGTCAACAACTTGTCCACTGGATAGGTGGCCACGGGACGCATGTAAGTGAATATACACggcacaaagaaaagtacaactaCAGTAAAATGGGAGCCACAGGTGGAGAGGGCTTTGTGCTGCCCTTCAGAGCCATGGGATTTCAGGGAGGACAGGGTGACTATGTTGGAGATGAGTAACATGGAAAAAATGAGCAAGCACATGGCCCCACTGTTGGCAGCCACCACCATTCCAAGTATATAGGTGTCTCTGCAGGCAAGCTTCAGCAGTGGGAAGAGGTCACACATGAAATGGTCAATGGTATTGGGGCCGCAGAAGGGCAAGTTGATCACCAAGAGAATCCAGGCCACAACCACCAGGAGGTGGCAGAGTCCCTGTCTCATGATGATAGTGTAGtacaggggcttgcagatggctaCATAGCAGACATAGGCCATGACAATGAGGAGGATGATCTCTGACCCTCCCAGGAAGTGTTCCACAAAGAGCTGAGTCAGGCAGCTGCCCAATGAGATGGTTCTCCTCTGGTAGACCAGGTCAATGATCATTTCGGGGGTGGTGATGCAGGTGTAAGAGGCATCTATAAATGACAAGTAGgtgagaaagaagtacatgggagcCGAAAGTGTGGAGCTGAAGGAGATGGTGATGACAATAAGCAGATTGGTCAGCACAGTAAATAGGAAAATGcacaaaaagacaatgaaaagtaTTTTCTGCAAGTGTGGATTCTGTGTGAGTCCCAGGAGAATAAATTCAGTCACGTTGTTGGGAGGCATGAGACGATCCATTAAGGGAATGATGTCTTTCTGAGACCTGAATTACCTGCAAAAAGATCAAGAAAGATACCTAATTAATGGTGAAAGGGTTATAGTTTGAATTTCACAATATACAAATAGGGTAGTTGCCATAATTATGCAGCTTGTCTTTAGCATCCTTCACCATGGTAACTGGCTCAATTATTCTTTCCTGCTTCCTCCATGTGCTTTCTCCTTATTTTCAGAGACACCTAATCAACTATAAAGCACCTTCTGTAGGGCAACAACTGATGTGTAATTTACTGAGAAAGTACTCGGCAATATACATGAGGGGAACTGGATTCTCGTCCTGCTTCTGCCTCCAGGTGACTTTGCTAAGTCCTTTCCCTACGCTTCTGAGCTCTCCTCTACACCTGGGAGCTTAGTAGTCGTAACTGTGAAATTTATCTTGGGAGCTTCTAAGTACTGCACACAGGTAAGAGTTATTCCTTCTTCCAGGAGAATTTGCATTCGAGCCCCCAGTTCTAATTGCAGAATGAATGACATTATTGTCTCCTGGTCAAGAAATATCTATCATAAGGAGACAGATTAGGGAATTTTGTAACCAGTTGGAAACACCCACCACAAAACATATGCTATTCATGTCTGTTTCCTTGCTGTGCCTACTAAAGTGTCAAAGAATGTCTGCAGTGTCTGGCACTTACCAAGTAATGAATGCTTGGTGAATTGACACACTTTCTATACAACCTGTGTAAGAATATACATGCTTCGCTAGTCCATAAACCTAGGAACCCAAGTGCTCTGGTACTTCCACTCTGTTTATTACTACTCtctatgagaaaaataaacttttggaAGGAAGTTGCATTCCAGTTTAATGTTTCCAACAAATTTTGTGGGGTGAGTTGAAAATATTGATTGGCTCTAGGAAACAGCATAGTACCAGATTATTGACTGTCAAGATAATTATAATTTTGGCTCAttaatactgtttattttatgaaatTATATTGCAATGTAATTTAACTTAGTTCCACTCAGTAAAATTACAGCCttaataaaatcaaataaaacaaacaaccaacCAAAGCTCTTGGATAGGTTTTCAGTCCATGAAGTTCTATCAAGAAAAGGGAATCCTTATTTCCAAAGTTTTAAGAATAGAATTTTAACTTGTAGAAGAGGAAGAAATATATTTTTGgtaagataaataaaatgttgaatatatatgaatatataaaaaaaattatatacatgcatatatatataatatatatacatgcaaACCTATAAAATCTACTTATTACATGTTCACTcattcaataattatttattaGACTTTCATTTTGTACATTAATATATATGTTTGACTACATAAAGTCATGAAAAAAGTCGTTGTTACTGCTTTAGTGATACCTCTCCCTAGCACTTTATTAGCAAAGAGCAATGGCTCATCCATCCATGAGATGAATGATCCTCCTATGTCTTTTGTGCTCCTGCTATATGAATTCTTATGCCTTCTTCTCCCATCCTGCCCAGCAGGTCCATCATCCGTCACTCTTAGTTACAAGATTTTGCATTATTTATACAGTGAGGATAATCATCCCATATTTGGAAGCATAAAATTcccagagaaaagagaaaacataaaggaaaatttattctttaaaaattatgtattttcttttcaaaggTAATTAGATaaagtgcttttattttttaattggccaAGATGAAAATCTTACACCTATGTGACAACACAGTGCAGCAGCTTTTTTGCAATTCCTTTATTGTGAGGTGGACTCCCCCAAAAGAGTATGATGTACACAAAGGAAAAATAAGGCATTATTTATAAAAAGTGTTTTAACAATAGCTATGAAGAACTAGAAATcactttgtctttttcctttagtgcaataatatttttcattgaaagtattttaaaaagaaaaattgttatGTACAAATATGTTCAACACAATTATTATtaataaaccaataaaaaataaaactgcatGGCATGTCCAGCATTAGAAAAATGGTGAAGCCAAATATTTTGCATTTCATGGAATGGTGTATAACTTTTaaacgggattttttttttttttaaagaattgtgTAATGTCATAGGAAAACTCTTCTCATCATTTAAGTGGGACAATCTGCATACGAATTTGGACATCTAATTTGATTCTAACTAATTTAAAGATATTTCAAttgaaagaatggaaaataatttgaaatgttgTTATTTGGTTGTTGGAGGGGGGGGATGAAAGGTGACCATGTAGTTTTAAGGTCCATTTAAATCTGAGattttataattatattctattctcaaaaaaaaaaaaaaaaaattctcacctaTGAACTTATCTGACACAGCTTCATGCCCAGGGCCCCAAGCCACCGTTAAATCACCCAGGCAGAAAGAAGGAATAAGTAAAGTTGTAAGATTTAAAGTGCCAATAGCTCAGCTACAATAAAACTCTTTGCTGATTTATAAATGGCACCCTTGAATACTTTCTCTTGAGGCTTAAAAGTGTTACTACATATTCTACTTGCAGGCAACTTCTCTGAAGTTTCTTAGCTGTAGCTAATGAGACCTCAGGAGTATTTCGTCATCATTAGCAGAACTTGCCAACCACCCAATTATTTCCAGTTACCTAACTGAACATAAGAGGAGGACTTTTACAACaatccatctttgatttttaaattctTCCCTAAGTCtacaagaagaaaaatcacatgacaagggaaaaaaatgagtTGACCACTTAAGAATAAACTAAAAGATATTAGAATCTGGATATTTTGATAAGAAATTAGCTTAGTGGGCAGTTTCTAGGTGTTTGGCATTATATAAACAGCTGCTaacttagttgtctagtgctgctataagagaaataccacaagtggatggccttaacaaagagaaatttattctttctcaatCTGGGAgtatagaagtccaaattctgagtGCCAACTCTAaggtaaggctttctttctctgtgggttctggaggaagctccttgtcatcagtcttcccgtagtctaggagcttctctgtgcaggaacctcaggtccaaagaatgcactctgctcctggcattgctttcttggtggtatgagtttcccaggtctctctgctcacttctttcttttctttctcaaaagagattgtctcaagacacaatccaatcttgtagactaaatcctgcctcattaacacaactgccactaatcccatctcattaatatcctagagataggatttacaacacataggaaaatcacattagatgacaaaatgatggacaatcacacaatactgggaatcatggcctagccaaactcaTACACattcaattcaatccatgatattctaccctttggccccgaAAACTTCATGTTCTCGCCacgtgtaaaacacattcaccccatcgtatcatagcaaaagtcttaagcaactccaagtccaaaatccaaaaattcttcctcatctgtgaaatctagaatagaagttatctgcttccaaagtacaatggtggaacaggcacaaacttAATatctccattacaaatggaagaaattggaaggaaaaaagGGATAACAGCCACCatgcaagtcagcagaacacattacatttgcCCTTAAGGCTTTGAaagtaatcctctgttctctgaaaccatcTACACAAAGGCCCTGTCCTCCAGATCTAGCTAttggccatgctttctggattctgagtgaaggtccctcggccctgggcctctgttccaccttccaggcccattgggacagcaactctgctccttgagctttaggcacaccattctcctagtccatctgagtggtgactccactcttagaaataccagaggccatggctccaccctttgagaccccagaggttgtggccataccctttgagactgaggcagcttgttTTCCTCcattccttgtcttttcagcttctgcctcCTGGTTTCTTGTCCTCTCAGTCCCTAGGGCCTCAcaacccacatctgccctgctggggaaagttttccaaagctctgtagctctactGGTAAGtatctggaggcaccccactctgccaagaAGCCTACTGCCAAAGgccctcagctctctcactctgtgggtggCATCCAGTGtcatctcatgctggtctccttgttctgccactgctggttctctgccgctgcttcttgccatctgagccatctccagtgtaacagctctcttcATTTCCCTCTGAATCCTCTATACATTCactgtttcaaaactgcttccacattttaggtatctcttagagcagcaccccattcttggtaccaaattcttagttatctattgctgctataacagaaataccacagatgggtggctttaacaaagagaaatttattttctcaccatctgggaggctagaaggccaaattaAGGGTT from the Loxodonta africana isolate mLoxAfr1 chromosome 7, mLoxAfr1.hap2, whole genome shotgun sequence genome contains:
- the LOC100655409 gene encoding olfactory receptor 4C3D-like, producing MDRLMPPNNVTEFILLGLTQNPHLQKILFIVFLCIFLFTVLTNLLIVITISFSSTLSAPMYFFLTYLSFIDASYTCITTPEMIIDLVYQRRTISLGSCLTQLFVEHFLGGSEIILLIVMAYVCYVAICKPLYYTIIMRQGLCHLLVVVAWILLVINLPFCGPNTIDHFMCDLFPLLKLACRDTYILGMVVAANSGAMCLLIFSMLLISNIVTLSSLKSHGSEGQHKALSTCGSHFTVVVLFFVPCIFTYMRPVATYPVDKLLTVFFAILTAMLNPITYTVRNTEVKNAMRSFLKTRVA